The following nucleotide sequence is from uncultured Draconibacterium sp..
CCAGTTCTTCTGTTCGCTTTTTATGATCCTGATTTTTTTCGCCGGTCATGCAATAAAAATAAGAAAATTATCGAGGAGTACCTTTCTATAAAGCTTTTAGGATTGAGGATGTAACTAATACTTCTTTTTGTCCTCTTTTTGATTCCATGTATCGAAAACTTCACGGGCTTCTTCGCGCATCAGATTTTCAAATTGAATTTGACGCTTTTCTAGCTCCTTCTCCAATTCATCGTAAATAAACTGATCGTCAAATTGTGCACTCGCCGCATCCTGTTTTGTTGCTCCAAACACCACCTTATCGGGGCGGGCCCAGTAAATGGCGCCTAAACACATTGGGCAAGGTTCGCACGAAGTATAAATTGTACATCCTTCCAGTTGAAAAGTATTTAAAACCTTACACGCCTCCCTTATCGCAACAACTTCTGCATGTGCAGTCGGGTCGTTCGATGAAGTCACCTGATTATATCCTTTTGCAATAATTTTATT
It contains:
- a CDS encoding nucleoside deaminase, which encodes MEEQNEKFMRAAIELAKQGMDGNHGGPFGAVVVKDNKIIAKGYNQVTSSNDPTAHAEVVAIREACKVLNTFQLEGCTIYTSCEPCPMCLGAIYWARPDKVVFGATKQDAASAQFDDQFIYDELEKELEKRQIQFENLMREEAREVFDTWNQKEDKKKY